From a single Cyanobacteriota bacterium genomic region:
- a CDS encoding ABC transporter permease encodes MYTNQRLPSTQFVIQRYLELLRVLVERNLSARYRGSMLGILWSLLNPMATTAVYTMIFGAAFKDYYGSILNYILAVFTGLVLIQFFTISTTQAMGSIVGNGGLFNKVKLPMSIFPISVVAANAFQFFVAVFPILAVITLVTSKSLIHVLMLFIPIISLILISIGGSFLVSTLYVFFRDLPYFYEVFCFLIFLCTPIFYPAQIVAGRVSFFLDLNPFVPIIEAVRQIALSQTLPNIEDMLIPMLTGLFFLALGWLWF; translated from the coding sequence ATGTATACGAATCAACGGTTACCTAGTACGCAATTCGTCATTCAACGATATTTAGAATTGCTGCGAGTGCTTGTAGAACGTAACCTTAGTGCTCGTTACCGGGGTTCCATGTTAGGCATTCTCTGGTCGCTCCTTAACCCCATGGCGACAACTGCCGTATATACCATGATTTTTGGAGCCGCCTTTAAAGACTATTACGGGTCAATTCTTAACTATATCTTGGCAGTCTTTACAGGACTAGTTTTAATTCAATTTTTTACCATATCCACTACCCAAGCAATGGGCAGCATTGTTGGCAACGGAGGCTTGTTTAACAAGGTCAAACTCCCCATGAGTATTTTTCCCATCTCTGTAGTTGCAGCTAATGCATTTCAGTTTTTTGTTGCTGTTTTCCCAATTCTTGCCGTTATAACGCTAGTTACTTCAAAGAGCTTAATTCACGTCTTAATGTTATTCATACCCATTATCTCTCTAATTTTAATCTCCATAGGAGGTAGTTTCTTAGTTAGTACACTTTATGTATTTTTTCGAGACTTGCCCTACTTCTATGAAGTATTTTGCTTTTTGATTTTTCTTTGCACACCCATTTTTTACCCTGCCCAGATTGTGGCTGGAAGAGTCAGCTTTTTCCTAGACTTAAATCCCTTCGTGCCTATCATAGAAGCTGTTCGTCAAATTGCCTTATCACAAACACTCCCAAATATTGAAGATATGCTCATACCAATGCTAACTGGCTTATTTTTTTTAGCTCTAGGTTGGCTATGGTTT